The region ATAAACTTTGAGGTAAGCGGACAGTGAATCGCTCCGAAACTCCGCACTACGCTTATACTTGACCGTTAGCTGCAAGTGAACGAAACTGCAACATTAAAACCGGATTATAAAAATTGAAAAAACGGACAGAAGATATTAGCTCTTTGATTGATGGTAGGTGCAAGAAAAAATTAGTTTTTGCCCACCCGCTTCTGCCCTTCGGGACAGTTGGGGAAGCCACCGCACATTGCACACATTTGCAAATCGCACAAGCCGACCCACAAACCGAAATTTGCAAAAGAGTGCAATATCCCAGCCCACTTGTCAATAATCCTTTTTAATTTAGTAAAATGATTATCGAATTTACAGCAGATAAACCTCAAAACTGGCTTCAACACATAGCAAAACAATTTGGTGTTGAACTGGAAGAAAACACCATAAATTTTCCATCCCATATGGGCGAAGGTTTTTTAAGGCATTATTATTTAACAAATGGTATTACTCTAAACTACTTACGTTTTAGATTCTATCAGGAAATAACATTCTCAAGAAAAGCAGGTAAAGAAGTTCCTTTCTCCCCAATCATGTTTTATATACATGAAAAGAAATGTAAACAGGATATTGAAGATGAGATTAAAGAAATATTTTCGAATTCACCGAATGGTGTTTTCTGGCCTTCATCTCATATAAGCTCCGTTTGGAAATTCCCTGTAAACGAATGGTTGTCGAATATTACGATAGCCATCAATCATGAATGGTTATTAAAAAATTGTGATAGCGGAAAGGGTAATTATATACATCAACTTCTTACATCAGGTAAACCATTTTATGTTTTCGAAGAAATTACTTCAGAGATGCACCAAATTATATCGGATATTGTGGATATAATTGGCAATAATTCCCATGCTTGTGTTGCTAATCTTTTTTTAGAAAGTAAATCTACTGAATTGTTAGCCCTTTTTATTGAAAAGTTAGTTGACAGACCACTAAATGAAAATACATCCAACCTAAATTCCTCTGATGTTGAGAAACTATTTAAAATTAAAGAAATAATTCTCAAAAATATCTCCGACACACCATCATTGAATAAATTAGCTGATACCGTTGGTTTTAGTGAAAGTAAATTGCAAAAATCATTTAAACAGGTTTTTGGTAAGAGTATTTATCAATACGCTTTATACGAGAAAATGCTCGTAGCTCAAAAGATGCTCAAAAGTAAGAAATACAGTGTGTCTGAGGTGGGATACGAATTGGGCTATTCTAACCTAAGCCATTTTACAAAAGCTTTTAAAAACCAGTTTGGGGTTAATCCTAAAACCTACGCTTCTAAGACACATTATTCTTAACATACAGATTATCTTTACATTATACCTCTAAAATATGCTTTAGGGGTATTTTTTTACTTTTTAAGAGTGTTTTTGTGTTGTTTAGGGGTATTCCTATCCATATTGCGGTTATTTCACCCCTGAAATGTCATGTACTTTTGTTAGTGTAAATTATTTCAAACACGAATAAAATATATGACAATGAAATATTTAACTTTTTTAATTAGCCTGTTCGGGCTTTCAATGTCGCTGTTTTCCCAAAGTTTATTCGAAAGCGCATTATCATCTGGAAGCCCTGATGAAAAAAACTTTGAAATAAACGGATTTGTCCGAAGCGATGTTTTTGCAAATGAAATAGATATCCGTTCAGTTTATGGAGAAACTTCTCTAAGAATTGAAACCAAATCATTTCAATTTGGTAATGCCTACTCTGAATTTCGTATCAAACAAAACCTTCTCGAACCGAATCAACCAACAAGTGTAGATTTCAGGGAGGGATACATTAAACTATATTTGTCGGATTTTGATTTTCGTATAGGACAACAGGTTATTGCATGGGGACGTGCCGATGGTTTTAACCCTACTAATAATCTCACCCCGCATGATTTTACTGTGTTCTCACCTGATGAAGATGACAAACGTTTATCTAATTTTGCATTTTCCGGTATTTACAACTTCAATCCTTTCAAGTTAAATATTGTATGGATTCCTCTATATAAAAGCAGTGTTCTACCATTTAAAAAAGCAAGTTTACCGGAAGGTGTTAGTTGGTGCAATGAGGACTTCCCTGAAAGCCAATTATCCCAAAGCAACGTTGCCTTAAAACTTACTATTGAAAAAGCATCCTTTGATGGCTCTCTTTCCTGGTTCAATGGCTACCATAAATTACCCGGATTGAAAAACCAGTCGATTGACAATTTAAGTAGTCAGGTGTTTTTAACTACACACCGAACTAATATTTTTGGTTTTGATTTCTCAACAACTTTTGGGAATTATGGATTACGTGGCGAATTTGCCTATTCTCATCCCAAAGAGCAAAATGATTCTTTACATGCAACCCCTCTTCCTCAAATAGAATACACAATTGGTTTGGATAAAGAATGGGGCAATTTTAGCCTGATTGTTCAATACATAGGTAAATATGTAAGCGATTTTAATGAACATAATGGATTGGTAACAGATTTTAGTTCCCAATTATCGATATGGAACGATATGATTTATGGTCAGCAAAACGAATATTCCCATACAGCATCAATCAGACCTTCTTTATCGCTCGTGCATCAGACATTAAATTGTGAAGTATTAAGCCTTTACAACTTTACAACACAAGAACTATTTTTTAAGCCCAAAATTACTTACAAGCTTTCCGATAATCTTTCATTAACTGCCGGGGCACAATATTACTATGGCATTGAAAATACACTTTTCGAGATACTTAGTAAAGGGTTAAATGCCGGGTTTTTGGAATGTAAAATCAATTTTTAAATCATCATTAAATAAATATAGCAATGAAAAAATTATCAAAATTTACGATTCGATTTCGGTGGCCTATCATCCTTTTTTTTCTGGCAATAAGCTTATTTACAGGCAGCCAAATTAAAAATGCCACCATGAACTCTGACATGATGACCTATCTGCCCGATGATATGCCATCGCGTGTTAACAAACGAAAAGTAGAAGAACTTTTCGGTGGTACCGAAATGCTTATGCTTATTGTAAAATCAGAAGACGTTATTAACTCATCAACCTTAAAAAGGGTTCATAAATTCTCCCGTGAGATGTCTCGTATAAAAGGTGTTGATAAGGTATTGTCTCTTTTCGACCTGAAGTATGTGCGCAATGAAGATGGTGCAATGATGGTTGACCCGGCTGTAAAGAAACTGCCTCGCACAGCGGAGGATATTAAGGAAATAAAATCCGACCTCAAAAACAATGATATGGTTTACGGTAATGTTGTATCGAAAGATTTTACAACAACCGCCGTAATCGCTCTTTTAGAACCTGATGTATCTGATAAGGAAATGGTAGAAAAATTCCAACAACTAATTGACAGTATTCCCGGAGATGAAGAAGTAGTTATTGGAGGCACACCATTTTCACGAATGCACACCGCTAAAAACACCATGAAAGATTTAGGCAGGTTATTGCCTTTGGGCTTATTGATTATGTTGGTGTTTCTTTTCATTTGTTTTAAACAATTCAGAGGTGTTTGGCTGCCTTTTGTGGTTGTCCTTATGTCCATTTTTGTTTCTATGGGAATAATTCCTTTATTAGGATGGGAAATAACAGCTATCACCATTATTCTACCTGTTTTGCTTATTGCTGTGGCAAATGATTATGGTATTCACATGTTCTCGAAATATCAGGAAGATAATGTTCCCGGTGAAATGCTTACAAGAAAACAGTTATCTGCCAGAATGTTGCAAAGTATGGGTAAACCTATTTTATTGGCAGGTTTCACAACAATTATTGGGTTATTATGTTTGAAAGGACACATATTAATACCTGCCGGGCAGATGGGTATTTTAGCTGCTATAGGTATTGCATTTGCATTGGCTACTAGTTTAGTATTTATTCCGGCTGTTAGTTCTCTATTGCCAAAAACAAAACCAATATTAAAATCAAAAGATGCGCAACCAAAGAAATCAATTGTGATAAATCTTTTATCAGGCTTTGGAAAACTGGTTTCACGAAAACCCAAATTGGTTATTATCTTTTCTCTTTTATTTACAGCGTTGATTTCAATTGGCATTTCTAAAGTCGCAGTAAATACCGACCCGATTAACTTTTACGAAGAAGACCACCCTGTAAAATATTCTGCTGAACTTATCAATAAAGAACTGGGTGGCTTTTTCCCTTTATCCATTGTCTTTAACGGCGACATAAAAGACCCTGAGGTGTTGAGTGAGATTGATGAAATAGAGAAACAAATTCAGCAAATACCTGAAGTTGGCAACACTACATCAATAGCAAGGGTAATACGCCAAATGTCAAGGGCTTTGAATGATAGTAACGATTGTGCTTATGACAAAATACCTGACACCTACAATGCCTCTGCCCAGTATTTTGAATTATACATGATGAGTGGTGAACCGGAAGATTTTGAAAAAATGGTGGATTTCAATTTTGAGCATGCCATGATTTTAGTTCGTCTAAATCAGTCAAGCACGCCGGTAATGCGAAAAGTAATAAAACAAATTAAGGAAATAACCTGTGATGAACCTTATGTAGAATACATTGGCGGCGCATCCGATATTTTTTCAGAACTGGATATCAATGTTGTTCGTGGTCAGTTTATTTCATTGGGCTTGGCTCTTGCCGTAGTATTCATCATTTTACTAATCGTATTCCGTTCGTTCAAAGGAGCCTTTATTTCTATTCTCCCGTTGGTATTGTCTATGCTAATACTGTTTGGTCTAATGGGATATTTAGGTGTTGAGTTAAACCTCACGACTGCACTTTTATCTTCAATAATGATTGGTGTAGGGATTGATTATACCATACATTTTATTTGGCGGTTAAAAGAAGAACGTGCAGCAGGAAATTCTTTTGAACAAGCAGCTATCAATACCTTAAAAACTACAGGCAGAGGCATTGTTTTTAACGCTTTATCGGTAATTATTGGCTTTTCTGCACTTCTGTTCTCCAGCTTTATTCCGGTCAAGTTTTTCGGTTTTTTAGTAGTAGTATCCATATTTGCCTGCCTTGCCGGGGCATTATTGCTTATTCCTGCAATATGTGTGCTTTTCAAACCAAAATTTCTTGAACCAAAAACAAATAATAACAACAACTAAAAACTATAAAAATGAAAACAATAAAGATTATATTATTAGTAGTGACAACTTATGTCACATCAATGTCTGTTTATTCTCAAAGTAGTTTAACAGCAAAACAAATTCAGCAAAAATCCATTGAAGCAACTCGTATCGAAGGCACTGAGGCAATCAGTAAAATGACTATCATTAATAAAAATGGTCAGCAGCGGGTGCGTGAAATGGCAGTTTTAACAAAACTTTTCGATAATGGTAACACCGAAAAGAAACTTATTCGTTTTACTTCACCTGCCGATGTTAAAGGTATCGGTTTTTTAACCTACGATTATAATGTAAAAAACGATGATAAATGGATTTACATGCCTGCATTAAGAAAAACCCGGCGTATTATCAGTTCAGAAAACGCCAAAAGTTTTATGGGTTCTGAATTTTCTTATGCCGATATGACTTTGCCAAATATTAATGAATACACCTATTCATTATTGGGCGAAGAAACTATAAATAGTACTGCATGTTACAAAATCAAAATAATTCCTATTAACGATGATGTGATGGATGCCAATGGTTTTTCAACAAAGGTATCCTACATCGGTAAAAGCGACTTTGTGCTACGCAAAGCTGTTTATTATGATTTATTTGACGAAAAAGAAAAAGTTATGGAATTTGAATCTATTGTTGAAGTTGATAAAACAAACCATAAATACAGGTTTAAAAAAGTTGTGATGACAAACCTGCAAAATGGCAGGAAATCCATTTCTGAAATCTTGCAAATTAAGTTTAACCCTTCTATTACTGATGAATATTTTACTACCAGGTATATTGAGAGATAATTATTAAAATTACTACAAACAATAGGAAAATGAAAACAAATAAGATATTACCCCCAAGAGTATTTCAAATAGCCCTGTTAGTTATTGTTGTCATACATTTTTTAATACCTGTTCGGTTTATATATAATTCTCCTGTACGTTTTTTTGGTGTAATACCCATTGCTTATGGGGTTTACCTGAACATTTATTCCGACTGGCTGATAAAAAAATATAAGACTACCATAAAGCCGTTCGAAAAGCCAACTTCATTAATCGAAAAAGGTACATTCAGTTATTCCAGAAATCCTATCTATTTAGGTATGGTGCTTATTGTTTTAGGCTGTTCCCTTTTGTCGGGCTCGGTATTGTCTTTTGTTGTACCGGTAGCATTTGCCTTTATTCTTCATTTTAAATACATTATTGTTGAAGAAGTTAATTTGGCAAGTCAATTCGGGGAAATTTACCTAAGTTATAAATCAAAAGTGCGTTGTTGGATATAAATACAGGAATCATGAAAAAAATAATTGCCTTGCTCATATGCATGATTATTACTTTGCTATATCCTAAAATGGGTTATGAAATAGCAAGTACTTTTAGTCAGCAATTCGGAATTACCTGGAACTACATTCATCACTTGGTACAATTTGCTCTGGCCTTACTCACAATTCTTATATTTCTTAGAATCAGGAAAGATAAATCTATTTCAGATTTTGGATTCAACTTGAAAAATAGAAAGTGGTCATTAAAAACAGTTTTAAATTTCACTATTGGTTGGATTTTAATAACTACTATTTTTAACCTGATATTTACATTTAAGAATCATGTGTCATTTGAGACAAACGGCTTAAACATTTTTACATCGTTATTTTTCGATTTTATTATTACGCCGATTTCTGAGGAAACCTTGTTTCGGGGATTAATCTTCAGCCTTTTGTTGATGTTTTTTCCTGGAAAATTACGAATTGGAAAATTTTCTGTTTCATATTCTGTGTTGCTTTCCACATTATTCTTTTCATTGGCACACATTGGAATTGATTATCAAAATCTCACAATTATTTATATTGATTTCATACAACTTGTATTTACAATTGGCTTAGGAATATTTTATGCAATAATGCGAGAAAAATCACAAAGTTTGTTGGGACCAATGATTGCCCATGGCGTTTCTGACGGTGTGATTAAAACCGTTCAGCTCATTATACCTTAAATATTGTTTTACCAATATTATTGTTTATGTCAGATTCATACAAAATAGATATTGCGGGAGACTTTTATGTTAGAAAGTTTTATGGAGAAATTTATTTGAACACAATTCAGAATTCATGGATTGAGCTTATGGCTTTGGATAATTATTTAATGTATAAGGGATTTTTAACTGATTTTTGTGCCGCAAGAGTTATTATAACAAAGAATGATTTGGATGATATTATTTCGTTCTACAAATCGAACTCCATATACTTGACAAATAAAAGAAACGCTGTTATTAGCCTTCAACCTAGCATGATTGCATTTATAATGCTTTTGAAAATGAATTTAAATTGTCTTGACATCCGTTATTGTTTAAAACCTTTCTCAACTTATGAGGCTGCCCTTCATTGGTTGAAAAAACATTAATAATATGTACTTAAAAACAAATATTCTTTTGTGTTTATTAATTATAATCTTCTGTCAAAGTGTATTTTCACAAATATGCGGTGAATATGATTCAATAAATAAAACAAATGCTATGGACAACCAGATTGTAAACGATTTGCCAGAACCAGTCGTTAAATATTTTTCTTATGTTTTGCCTAATAAAGAAAAGAGGATTAGCGAAGTTTATTTAAAACATTCGGGCTTTTTTAAAACATCGTTGAAAAGTAAATGGATTAAAATAAAAGGTGAACAACACTTTTTAACTAAGCAACCTGAATTTAAATGGATTGGCAGAACCTTAATGTTTAAAGCAGTTGACCAGTTTATAAACGGCAAAGGGTCATTAAAAGTTAGGTTGTTTTCCTTATTTCCTATTGTAAATGAACAAGGAAAACATGTTGACGAGGCTGAATTACTCCGTTGGTTAGGTGAAAGCGTTTGGTTTCCCACTAATCTATTGCCATCAGAAAATTTAAAATGGTTGGCTATTGATTCCTCATCAGCAAAACTTACATATTCTTACAAAGGTTTGGAGGTATATTACATTGTCCGTTTTAACGAAAATGGTGAAATAATTCAATTAGAGACAGAGCGTTATATGGAAAAAGGCAGACTTGAAAAATGGATAGGAAAAGTCGCTGAATATAAAGAATTTAATGGTATAAAAATTCCGACACATATTGAAGCTATTTGGAAATTGAACTCTGGAGATTTTAAATATGCCGATTTTTATGTTGATACAATTGAGTATGAATATTGATTCAGCCCACACAGCCAAGCACAATTACAATTCGCACAAGCTAATACACGACCAAAAATTACAAAAGAGCTTGTCTGCCTGCCATTGCTTTTTTGCCGACCCTAAAAACTAATTTTTTCGGGAACAGCAGTGCTTCTATTGAATGGATTAACGATTGTAATATATTGATAATTAACTAATAATGAATGAACACCAGCACCTAACAAAGTATATAAAACATTTGGCGAATAGTGCTAGTTTTAAAGCAGTTACATTTAATGTAAATTGTAGCGGTTTGACAGGTTTGCTCTCCGAAATGCCAAACGTTTCATATACATGGCCGTTAGAGCGCATATCCCACAAATCTCAAACTGTACACTCAAAATTTGACCTACAGCAATGCTTGTTGTATCATTGTTTAAGCGTTTTTTTAGATTTAAACTACACATAACATTTGAGCACGCAACAATATAATTACGTTTTAAAACACTTCATCAATAATATAAAAATGGAAAAATATTAATTTGTATTTGGTCTAAATTAAAATATAACAAGTTGAAATACAAGGGATTCCAAGAACAGAAAAAAAAAAAATACGTATTTCTACCCATTAGCTATGGGTGGAAATACTCAAAAATAGTTTGTATGTTTGTTGTGCAATTCAAATGTTACGCACGGGCAGGAAGATTGCAAAAGGTAATTTTTTTATGAACTAAAATTTAATTATTATGAAAGAGTTAAAATTAGAGGAACTTAGTGAAGTTCAAGGTGGATATATTACTTGGACTGGTGGTGAATTGTATGAACAACTAACAGGAACACAAGACATAGGTACATATGTTGACGGTTTCAATATGGGCACTGATGGATATGAAGATGCTTATTAGTAACTTACTGGAGGAGAGAAAGCTCTCCTCCAGCTTTTTGTATATTTTAATATGGTACTTATAATATCAATAGAACAAGATGAAGCAACCAATGATGTAATTAAATGGCTTCATAAAAAGGGAGAAACAGTAAGGCGAATAAATGTGGAAGATGAGATTGATGAATTAAGTATTACTATCAATCGTACAATCTTAAGATACAAAACCGTTATTGGGGCCTATGTAGAAATTAATTTAGATAAAGTTAGTGCTTTTTGGTACAGAAGAGGAAATTGGCCGTTCAGGGAATTAGTAAAACATAATGATGATTGGAAAGTTTACGATAATACGGGGCGATTTATAAAAAGTGAAAATGATACGCTCCGAAAATACTTGCATTCATATCCTTTTCCAAAGAAACTGGGAGACTATTACAAAAAAGATGCGCATAAACTTCTTACGCTAAAAATCGCGAAAGAGGTTGGGTTTGCAATTCCTGAGTTTTTGGTAACTAATAATGTTAATGAATTGAATTCCTTTGTAGAATCTCAAAAGCAAGTAATAACAAAGGTTTTGGCAATTCCCATTAGTTTGTACATGCCAAAACAATGGCTGCCAATGTATACAACTGAAGTTAATTCGAAAGATGTTGTTAAAAACATTGGCATTTCATATTTACAAAATAAAATAAATAAAAAATATGAGCTAAGAATTTTTCACCTTAATCCAGATTTTTATACGGCAGCTATTTTCTCGCAGTCCAATAATCGAACCATAACCGATTACCGTAAATACGACTACGATAGGCCCAACAGAATGGTGCCTTTTAATCTTCCGAAAAGTGTGGTTGAGAAGTTAAAAGAATTAGTGAAGAAACTTGAATTAGAAACATGTTCTATCGATATCATTGTTGATGATAATGATAATTATATTTTTTTAGAAGTAAATCCAATTGGCCAATTTGGTGATATCTCCTACAATTGTAATTACTATTTAGAAAATAAAATTGCAAATTATTTGTCATTATGAAAAAAACAAACTACACCCAGATTTTTGAGGAAATGAAAACAAGTCAAAAGGATCTTCTACCTTTAATTTTAGTGATGAATAATTTCATTAATATTTCAAAACGAAGTTTGCAATTAGCTCAAAACAGAGTCTATGACTCTGAAATTGGCTGTCGATACGTATTACGCAAAAGAGCAAACAAACTACTATTTTAAAAACTATGGGTAAATATGTAAAACTCTTCGCAAATTGCGTTCCGGTAAAGGGCAGGCAAAAAGCATTAATTTATGATCTGCAAAGAGAAAAACTGCATGCTATTCCTCTATCGTTCTATGAGCTTATTGGTTATTTTGAAAAATACCCAATCGAAGAAATATATAATGAATCACTGTTGTCCGATAAAAAAAATTAAGAGTGAGGAGACTTGAATGCCCCCCCAACTCTTTTTCGTAGTTTTGTTTTACCACAAAAAAAACTACTATGGATAAAAGTACACATTTTTTTGGCACATCGGTTTTCGGACAGCTGATTTCCTTAATTGATTCAAAAATCATCACTACCAGTGCAAAAAAGCACAATTCAGATCACTATGTGAAGAAGTTCAAAACAAAAGATCACTTAATTAGTATGTTGTTTTGTTCTTTTGCCAAATGCACATCCTTACGCGAAGTAAGTGGCGCAATGCTTGGTTTATCAGGTAAAACCAAACATTTTCAGTTAAATCATATTCCAAAGAAAAGTACCTTGTCAGATTCAAATAAACGTAGAGATTGTGATGTGTTCGGAGAAATCTACAATAAGCTACTCAAACAATATGGTCATTATATTTCGGACAGCAGAATTAAAGATGTAATAAACAAACAAGTAGAGATTATTGACAGCTCAACCATCAGTTTGTTTAAGGATATATTGAAGTGTGTTGGACGGCATCCTAAAACCGGTAAAAAGAAAGGCGGTATAAAACTTCATGCAACGATAAATGTAGACGAAACTGCACCCAAGATGGTTTGGCTCACCAGTGCTGCCACTCATGACCATGTATTGTTAAATAGTCTTAAGCATAATGCAAACACAATATACGTATTTGACAAAGGCTATAATGACTACAAAGCCTTTGATAAATTTTCGCAAACAGATACAGGTTTTGTCACCCGAATAAAAGACAATGCAGCATATAAAACGCTAAATGATTGTAAGATAGAAGAACATATTCATAGTGGGGTTGAAAAAGATGAAATCATAGAAGTTCAGGTAAAATATGAGAATAACACACGCCCTTTAAAGCTGCGTAAAGTCCAGTTCTACGACAGAAACCTTAAAAGACGGTTTGAGTTTTTAACTAACTTGTTTGAAATGAGGGCTGATTTAATAGCTGCTATTTACAAACTACGATGGCAAATTGAACTTCTGTTCAAACAATTAAAACAAAATTTCCCGCTAAAATATTTTCTCGGGGACAATGAAAATGCGATTAAAATACAGATATACTGTGCCTTAATCGCAAACCTATTGATGACTGTTATCCAAAAAACGCTCAAGAGGAAATGGGCGTTTTCCAATTTAGTTAGCTTCTGTAAAATTCATTTGTTTAACTACATTCATTTATTCAGGTTTCTTGAGCATCCGGACAAAGATTGGCAGAAAACTTATGACGAATTGATGCAGCCCTCTCTATTCTGAGGCTTACTTTAAAAAATTCATTAAATGCAAACCTTAATTCTCAGAAAATCATAGTTTTGAAAAATCAATTGATCAATTCCGTGCTTTTATCGGACAGTAATGATAATGAATTGAAAGTCCAAAGAGAAACACTGGATAGATACTTTAGTTTTCTGGAAAAAGAAGATTTGATACACTATTGCACGGAAGAGACAAAAGGCTTATTTCCGGATCTCCCTAAATTCTGGGATAGTTATTCTTTGTGTCAAAACTTTGTTATTGAGTTATCAAAAGAAAACTTGAATAATAGAAATCGGCTTGAGCACATTATAAAAGCTTTAAAATGCGAGAATATCACACTATATATAACTGAAAATACTGACTATCTTGATCATGGCGGCTTAAAAAAATGGATGCAGACTATTAATGGCTTGCATAATTTGTCAATTTGTATTACAACCTCCGATTTTGATAAGAATATAATTAAAGAATTTAAAGACCTAAAAATTTTCAATTCTATAATAGCGTATGATGCAAATATAGAAATACACAACGAAAAGTGCTTTGTAATAGAAGAAAGTAATAAAGCATTAATTATGCCTCCAAATATAAATTTATATATGGAATCTCAATTTTATCACCCATATTATAATGGAAGAGTCGTTGTGGATTTTAAAGGAAAACTTAAAAACAATTTATTGAGTTCAGAGGATTTTGGGCAAATTTTTGAAATAAATAATTCTGAAGAGCTAAAAAGTATAATACAATCGAAACAATTTCGAAAATTAGCTGACATGAAGCGCGATTTAATTGATGATTGTAAATATTGTGAATATCGCTATTGCTGCATGAATTCAAATCTGCCTCGCCCAACTTCTACAGGTTTAAAACTTAGCAAACCATGTTTACAATAAAGCGCATGAAATATTTTTTACTTTTCTTTTTTATTCAGTCGATAACGTTCGCTCAATCATACAATAACATTCAAATCCTCGATGCTAGTAGTGGCAGCCCTTTGGCTTATGCTAGAATATACAATACCGAAACCGGTCGGGGATTCATAACCAACGAAGATGGGGTTTTTCGCAATGCTTTTAGCGATTCTACGAATGTCAAACCCATCGTACGTATTAGCTATATAGGTTACGAAACGGCGTTTTATAGTCCGGCAATGCTAACCTCTTTGAGCAGAATAATGCTGAAAACCAATACGTATTCACTGGCTGAGGTTGTTGTAAGGCCCAAATCGTGGGCAATGGACTTTTTGCATGAGGTGATTAAACGACATAAAAAACTTCAAGTTAAGCCCACTCTTGCAAAAGCTTATTATTCAAGCTACTCAACTATTGACAACCAACCGGTAGAAGTGCTTGAGCTTTTGGCAAACGGTGCAGCCGATCTTACAGAGGTTCAGGAATTGCGCTATAAATCGGGGCGAATTGCTCATGCTCCTTTCAACAACACTTATTTCCTAAACCTTCAGCCACGAAAATATATTACATCGTTTAAGCCTTTCGATAATCAGCGAACAACTTTTCCTGCGACATTTACAGGTAATAATCGATTGGCAAACAACCTGTTTTACGATGTGACTTTTGTAAAGGAGGAGTATACTACCGATGATACATTATACCACTTTGAATGCAACTCAAAAAAAAGTTGGTTGATGCATGCTAAACTTATTGCCAGCAAGAAACATCGCTT is a window of Salinivirga cyanobacteriivorans DNA encoding:
- a CDS encoding DUF6544 family protein, with the protein product MDNQIVNDLPEPVVKYFSYVLPNKEKRISEVYLKHSGFFKTSLKSKWIKIKGEQHFLTKQPEFKWIGRTLMFKAVDQFINGKGSLKVRLFSLFPIVNEQGKHVDEAELLRWLGESVWFPTNLLPSENLKWLAIDSSSAKLTYSYKGLEVYYIVRFNENGEIIQLETERYMEKGRLEKWIGKVAEYKEFNGIKIPTHIEAIWKLNSGDFKYADFYVDTIEYEY
- the gwsG gene encoding grasp-with-spasm system ATP-grasp peptide maturase, which translates into the protein MVLIISIEQDEATNDVIKWLHKKGETVRRINVEDEIDELSITINRTILRYKTVIGAYVEINLDKVSAFWYRRGNWPFRELVKHNDDWKVYDNTGRFIKSENDTLRKYLHSYPFPKKLGDYYKKDAHKLLTLKIAKEVGFAIPEFLVTNNVNELNSFVESQKQVITKVLAIPISLYMPKQWLPMYTTEVNSKDVVKNIGISYLQNKINKKYELRIFHLNPDFYTAAIFSQSNNRTITDYRKYDYDRPNRMVPFNLPKSVVEKLKELVKKLELETCSIDIIVDDNDNYIFLEVNPIGQFGDISYNCNYYLENKIANYLSL
- a CDS encoding IS4 family transposase, which translates into the protein MDKSTHFFGTSVFGQLISLIDSKIITTSAKKHNSDHYVKKFKTKDHLISMLFCSFAKCTSLREVSGAMLGLSGKTKHFQLNHIPKKSTLSDSNKRRDCDVFGEIYNKLLKQYGHYISDSRIKDVINKQVEIIDSSTISLFKDILKCVGRHPKTGKKKGGIKLHATINVDETAPKMVWLTSAATHDHVLLNSLKHNANTIYVFDKGYNDYKAFDKFSQTDTGFVTRIKDNAAYKTLNDCKIEEHIHSGVEKDEIIEVQVKYENNTRPLKLRKVQFYDRNLKRRFEFLTNLFEMRADLIAAIYKLRWQIELLFKQLKQNFPLKYFLGDNENAIKIQIYCALIANLLMTVIQKTLKRKWAFSNLVSFCKIHLFNYIHLFRFLEHPDKDWQKTYDELMQPSLF